A window of the Zeugodacus cucurbitae isolate PBARC_wt_2022May chromosome 2, idZeuCucr1.2, whole genome shotgun sequence genome harbors these coding sequences:
- the LOC105214071 gene encoding mediator of RNA polymerase II transcription subunit 31 isoform X1 translates to MAKMYGKGKTAIESDDQQKLRWQVELEFVQCLANPNYLNFLAQRGYFKDQAFINYLKYLQYWKEPEYAKYLMYPMCLYFLDLLQYEHFRREIVNSQCCKFIDDQAILQWQHYTRKRIKMFNSVNGMGQMNAGDQAAMDAQQQQNAQQNPQNQQQPQQQGQQQPGAGNVHAGLQNGLVNNAQLQQQQQQPAQPAQQQSVGNAVMGMPNGNNSAANSNN, encoded by the exons ATGGCCAAGATGTATGGAAAGGGTAAGA CGGCTATTGAATCAGACGATCAACAAAAATTACGATGGCAAGTTGAACTTGAATTCGTACAGTGTCTGGCTAATCCCAATTATTTAAACT TTTTAGCGCAACGCGGTTACTTTAAGGATCAAGCATTTATAAATTATCTTAAATATCTGCAGTATTGGAAAGAACCCGAATATGCCAAATATCTAATGTATCCGATGTGTTTGTATTTCCTTGATTTATTGCAATACGAACACTTTCGACGTGAGATTGTCAATTCACAATGTTGCAAGTTCATCGATGATCAAGCTATATTGCAGTGGCAGCATTATACTCGTAAGcgtattaaaatgtttaatagtgTCAATGGTATGGGACAAATGAATGCTGGCGATCAGGCTGCAATGGatgcacaacagcaacaaaatgcaCAGCAAAATCCACAGAATcaacagcaaccacaacaacagggACAACAGCAACCAGGAGCTGGTAACGTGCATGCGGGCTTGcaaaatggtttggtgaataATGCGCAActccaacaacagcagcaacagcccgCGCAGCCGGCACAACAGCAAAGTGTTGGCAATGCAGTAATGGGCATGCCAAACGGCAATAATTCCGCCGCTAATAGTAATAACTGA
- the LOC105214072 gene encoding dihydrofolate reductase codes for MLHFNLIAAVCQNSGIGLNGDLPWSLKSEYEYFTQTTKRRSDIIKHNVVIMGRLTYLSIPKHERPLAERINVVLSTTLSPIDLPKDVLLFPNLESAMRRLEQTDLCERIETVWIVGGSGIYREAMSSPRCHRLYITIIKQHFNCDVFFPKIPNCFKEIEPDPETPLGVQEEHGVQYEYKIFQK; via the exons atgttaCACTTTAATTTGATCGCCGCAGTTTGTCAGAATTCTGGAATAGGTTTGAATGGAGACTTACCATGGAgtttaaa GTCGGAATACGAATATTTTACGCAAACGACAAAACGACGAAGTGATATCATAAAGCACAATGTTGTTATAATGGGACGGCTTACTTATTTAAGTATACCCAAACACGAACGACCGCTTGCAGAACGCATTAATGTTGTTTTAAGTACAACTTTATCGCCAATTGATCTACCGAAAGATGTGCTTTTGTTTCCTAATCTGGAGTCGGCAATGAGGCGATTGGAGCAAACTGATTTATGTGAACGTATTGAAACGGTTTGGATAGTTGGCGGTAGTGGCATTTACAGAGAAGCTATGTCTTCACCGCGGTGCCATCGTCTCTATATAACAATCATTAAACAACATTTTAACTGTGATGTATTTTTCCCTAAAATACCAAACTGTTTTAAGGAAATAGAACCGGATCCGGAGACGCCATTAGGTGTACAGGAGGAACATGGTGTGCAAtatgaatacaaaatttttcagAAGTAA
- the LOC105214073 gene encoding uncharacterized protein LOC105214073, with the protein MCSKRCKHSFKDRIPTCGLERKTHATQIPIAACMLQKDDSVDCDKCRPPNGVREHICLCKPDQSGSTHSSQLETSTIAEESQSPQQQSSVEFRQSTEYTNGEPPNGNVSRENTNNQASNTNYKQEKFSPAHIRYMDEWEAMGVMLATNGRVWGLEDKGFARQYKAALSAVNTKFEEEAANMAGHSAY; encoded by the coding sequence ATGTGTTCTAAACGATGCAAACATTCCTTTAAAGATCGCATACCCACTTGCGGTTTAGAGCGCAAAACACATGCAACTCAAATACCAATAGCTGCGTGTATGTTGCAGAAAGATGACTCTGTTGACTGTGACAAGTGTAGGCCACCAAATGGCGTGCgtgagcatatatgcttgtgcaAACCAGATCAGTCGGGTTCAACACATTCAAGTCAACTTGAAACGTCAACTATAGCGGAGGAGTCTCAGtcgccacaacaacaaagtagcgTAGAATTTCGGCAATCGACTGAGTACACAAATGGTGAGCCGCCTAACGGGAATGTTAGCCGTGAAAATACTAACAATCAAGCATCTAATACAAACTACAAGCAAGAAAAGTTTTCTCCAGCACATATAAGATACATGGACGAATGGGAGGCAATGGGTGTTATGTTGGCGACTAATGGTCGCGTTTGGGGACTAGAAGATAAGGGCTTTGCAAGACAATACAAGGCTGCCTTAAGCGCCGTAAATACTAAATTTGAAGAGGAAGCCGCAAATATGGCAGGACATTCAGCTTattaa
- the LOC105214068 gene encoding DDB1- and CUL4-associated factor 12 homolog → MFEIRNKNTMVFSSMVKTIRHSVVGTHPSCHVQARLEERRAKARALRQERRRKPDKPDDFVTYDDSGSDEETPQQQEEVLNTSFNLCDYLRSRETGLKEQRSFNFENTSRYVLTHDMLRETQIHLGYINKVFCSKWLSNRQVVFGTKCNKLLVYDVNMRRVDAIPTLSNNRANHPEVQGGLHAIEINPSRSFLATGARNSADIAVYRLPTLDPVCVGENGHRDLIMGMCWLDDQFLVSGSKDSRLSLWRINEDLMDFPDGGKEACPTFATINPLCVKDVRTAQRIRSLCFNKEFKEIAALSLNGYIHIFNAETFKQKLSRKLPNCQDNVSIAYHSDGLYAVGCRSYTILLDARTLQTIKKITSRYNGCGIRATTFEGNLLTVGTGLGMLLFYDLRAGKYLESSVNASRTVALKCSKGIVYPEDEMDGFQQVKYVPAIYTHCYDSTGMRLFAAGGPLPATLVGNYAGVWQ, encoded by the exons atgtttgaaatacgTAACAAAAACACTATGGTCTTTAGTTCCATGGTTAAGACTATTCGGCATAGTGTAGTAGGTACCCATCCATCTTGTCATGTACAAGCACGTCTAGAGGAGCGACGTGCCAAAGCGCGAGCCCTACGGCAAGAACGACGACGAAAACCAGATAAACCTGACGATTTCGTTACTTACGACGATTCTGGCAGTGATGAAGAAACGCCACAGCAACAAGAAGAGGTGCTGAATACATCATTCAATCTATGCGATTATTTACGTAGTAGGGAGACAGGCTTAAAAGAG caACGTAGCTTCAACTTTGAGAATACTAGCCGATATGTGCTAACACACGATATGTTGCGAGAAACCCAGATACATCTAGGTTATATCAATAAGGTGTTTTGCTCCAAATGGTTAAGCAATCGTCAAGTGGTCTTTGGCACCAAATGCAATAAG TTACTGGTTTATGATGTAAATATGCGACGCGTGGATGCGATTCCAACACTTTCAAATAATCGTGCTAATCACCCAGAAGTGCAAGGTGGTTTACATGCTATCGAAATCAATCCAAGCCGTTCATTCCTTGCCACAGGTGCACGCAACTCCGCAGACATCGCAGTTTATCGCTTGCCAACACTAGACCCGGTTTGTGTGGGAGAAAATGGACATCGGGATTTAATTATGGGCATGTGTTGGTTAGATGATCAATTCTTGGTGTCTGGCTCCAAAGACTCGCGTCTGTCGTTATGGCGTATAAACGAAGATCTCATGGATTTTCCGGATGGCGGTAAGGAAGCATGTCCCACCTTCGCCACCATTAATCCATTATGTGTAAAAGATGTACGCACAGCACAACGG ATTCGTTCGCTGTGTTTCAACAAAGAATTCAAAGAAATTGCAGCGCTTTCCCTCAACGGTTACATACACATTTTCAATGCGGAAACATTCAAACAAAAGTTATCACGTAAACTGCCTAATTGTCAGGATAATGTGAGCATAGCTTATCACAGTGATGGACTCTATGCTGTCGGCTGCCGCTCATACACAATACTGCTGGACGCACGTACACTGCAG ACAATCAAGAAGATCACTTCACGTTACAATGGTTGCGGCATACGCGCCACCACATTCGAAGGCAATCTCCTCACAGTTGGTACAGGTTTGGGTATGCTGTTGTTTTATGATCTACGTGCTGGTAAATATTTGGAAAGTAGCGTGAATGCTTCGCGAACAGTGGCGCTCAAATGTAGTAAAGGTATTGTG TATCCTGAAGATGAAATGGATGGCTTCCAACAGGTGAAATATGTGCCAGCCATTTACACGCATTGCTACGATAGTACAGGTATGCGACTATTTGCTGCTGGTGGTCCCCTACCTGCTACATTAGTCGGCAATTATGCAGGGGTTTGGCAGTAA
- the LOC105214070 gene encoding structure-specific endonuclease subunit SLX1 homolog: MSNSFFYGVYLLCSQSAEKRYKGRCYIGFTVNPKRRISQHNRGKDFGGAKRTSNKGPWQMVMIVHGFPNNISALQFEWAWQQPALSTRLKQYSELRRKYPKESHFQYNFRILSRMLNVGPWNRLPLTVRWLESEYECDFILKPPPHMEIVNGQVLLPKSQAVRLKKDEEPPKAIWSSECHLCMQRIDDPERSRIGCINSLCKLTCHIICLANYILSSDENNRGQYIPIAGECPLCEEKFTWVALLQRKRRMQQHGVEHIEEEDDEDDEYEDDSDISVLKSDNESIESEKNNEFDDLNFLETPGLKESNTPILNDDDQAEIFELSD, encoded by the exons ATGAGTAACTCGTTTTTCTATGGGGTGTATTTGCTTTGCAGTCAAAGTGCTGAAAAACGATACAAAGGACGCTGCTATATTGGCTTTACCGTAAATCCCAAACGTCGTATAAGTCAACATAATCGGGGTAAGGATTTTGGTGGTGCCAAACGCACCAGTAACAAAGGACCATGGCAAATGGTTATGATAGTACATGGCTTTCCAAATAATATTTCAGCATTGCAG TTTGAGTGGGCGTGGCAACAACCGGCACTTTCTACACGGCTCAAACAATATTCGGAGTTGCGTCGTAAATACCCAAAAGAAAGTCATTTTCAGTACAATTTTCGAATATTAAGCCGTATGCTAAATGTGGGTCCATGGAATCGATTACCACTAACAGTTCGTTGGTTAGAAAGCGAATACGAATGTGATTTCATA CTGAAACCACCGCCTCATATGGAAATTGTAAATGGTCAAGTTTTGTTACCAAAATCGCAAGCTGTACGACTAAAAAAGGACGAGGAACCACCAAAGGCTATTTGGTCATCTGAATGTCACCTGTGTATGCAACGCATTGATGACCCGGAACGGTCACGTATCGGTTGTATTAACTCACTATGTAAGCTTACATGTCACATTATATGCTTGGCCAATTATATATTATCTTCCGATGAAAACAATCGTGGACAATACATACCAATTGCTGGCGAATGTCCGCTGTGTGAAGAGAAGTTTACTTGGGTCGCTTTACTCCAACGTAAGCGTAGAATGCAGCAACATGGTGTAGAACATATTGAAGAGGAAGATGATGAGGACGATGAATATGAAGATGATAGTGATATTAGCgtacttaaatctgataatgaAAGCATTGAATCTGAAAAGAACAATGAGTTCGATGatcttaattttttggaaactCCTGGTCTTAAGGAGTCAAATACACCAATTTTAAACGATGATGATCAagctgaaatttttgaattgagCGACTGA
- the LOC105214071 gene encoding mediator of RNA polymerase II transcription subunit 31 isoform X2: MNAYAAIESDDQQKLRWQVELEFVQCLANPNYLNFLAQRGYFKDQAFINYLKYLQYWKEPEYAKYLMYPMCLYFLDLLQYEHFRREIVNSQCCKFIDDQAILQWQHYTRKRIKMFNSVNGMGQMNAGDQAAMDAQQQQNAQQNPQNQQQPQQQGQQQPGAGNVHAGLQNGLVNNAQLQQQQQQPAQPAQQQSVGNAVMGMPNGNNSAANSNN, translated from the exons ATGAACGCATACG CGGCTATTGAATCAGACGATCAACAAAAATTACGATGGCAAGTTGAACTTGAATTCGTACAGTGTCTGGCTAATCCCAATTATTTAAACT TTTTAGCGCAACGCGGTTACTTTAAGGATCAAGCATTTATAAATTATCTTAAATATCTGCAGTATTGGAAAGAACCCGAATATGCCAAATATCTAATGTATCCGATGTGTTTGTATTTCCTTGATTTATTGCAATACGAACACTTTCGACGTGAGATTGTCAATTCACAATGTTGCAAGTTCATCGATGATCAAGCTATATTGCAGTGGCAGCATTATACTCGTAAGcgtattaaaatgtttaatagtgTCAATGGTATGGGACAAATGAATGCTGGCGATCAGGCTGCAATGGatgcacaacagcaacaaaatgcaCAGCAAAATCCACAGAATcaacagcaaccacaacaacagggACAACAGCAACCAGGAGCTGGTAACGTGCATGCGGGCTTGcaaaatggtttggtgaataATGCGCAActccaacaacagcagcaacagcccgCGCAGCCGGCACAACAGCAAAGTGTTGGCAATGCAGTAATGGGCATGCCAAACGGCAATAATTCCGCCGCTAATAGTAATAACTGA